A genomic segment from Candidatus Poribacteria bacterium encodes:
- a CDS encoding PfkB family carbohydrate kinase — MIIGDIIVDAYIWGDVNRISPEAPVPVFEIEAEKTGCGGAANVAQNVVSLGGDAILVGVIGKDTEGEKLVQMLTEMNLATTGISIDSGRPTSTKTRVIARADTTTFAGHERDSGHHLLRIDRESKQEVSIGMQEHLLNSVVSQLPASDAIIFADYDKGVINAQLIRDVMKHARPYDIPIIVDPKRDNFWHYKGVTAVTPNHKEAGSAVNAAVTDIEQLLRVGEEIINQLSLKALLITREAKGMSLFERKSDGSLRVEHLPSRSSIVTDVTGAGDTAVAVFTLALAANADFHSAAVLSSLAGGIAVEKMGCATVTPKELLNAIGTERLSQECTEASQ, encoded by the coding sequence ATGATTATCGGTGATATCATCGTGGACGCGTATATCTGGGGGGATGTAAACCGAATTTCGCCTGAAGCCCCTGTACCCGTATTTGAAATCGAGGCAGAAAAGACCGGATGCGGAGGCGCGGCAAATGTCGCACAGAATGTCGTCAGCTTGGGTGGCGACGCGATCCTGGTCGGGGTCATCGGGAAGGATACGGAAGGCGAAAAGTTAGTCCAGATGCTAACCGAAATGAATCTTGCCACCACTGGGATCAGTATAGATTCCGGGCGACCCACAAGCACCAAAACACGTGTGATTGCACGTGCTGATACCACCACTTTTGCCGGACACGAGCGTGATTCAGGACATCATCTACTCCGCATTGATAGAGAATCCAAACAGGAAGTCTCTATAGGTATGCAGGAGCATCTATTGAACAGTGTGGTTTCTCAGCTGCCAGCGAGTGATGCGATCATCTTTGCTGATTACGACAAAGGCGTGATCAACGCGCAACTCATTAGGGATGTCATGAAACATGCCCGGCCTTACGATATACCGATTATTGTCGATCCGAAACGAGATAACTTCTGGCATTATAAAGGCGTAACCGCTGTTACGCCAAATCACAAAGAGGCTGGATCCGCAGTGAACGCTGCGGTCACGGATATCGAGCAGCTTCTCAGGGTCGGTGAAGAAATTATAAACCAGTTATCACTCAAAGCATTGTTAATCACACGCGAGGCGAAAGGCATGTCGCTGTTTGAACGTAAGTCTGATGGCAGCCTGCGAGTAGAACACCTACCATCGCGCTCAAGCATTGTAACAGATGTGACAGGTGCGGGTGACACTGCCGTTGCAGTTTTCACACTTGCCCTGGCTGCAAACGCCGATTTTCACAGTGCCGCGGTATTGTCGAGCCTCGCTGGTGGGATTGCCGTTGAAAAAATGGGGTGTGCGACCGTTACGCCAAAGGAGCTGCTGAACGCTATAGGAACAGAACGTCTATCTCAGGAATGCACGGAGGCTTCGCAATGA
- a CDS encoding polysaccharide biosynthesis/export family protein has product MNIFSPRRQFFKGIRCNPKLPIKISLISLLTLVYLSFSVLTFAADTAAENPPVGAEVPLKVAKAPELSTYKLEVGDSFVVTVDGYPEYSKDRIPVPVQQDGYVSYPLIGLIKVTGLTVSELQSKMQSAFSKHLPTARVFVTLMQPKRTILVFGAIEPRARGNLHVFEIGQVYLLQALASASINYERADLTDISIWRDGQLFKRIDYIDLINTGGPDVLLKNYDTIFVPSVFQQRPVRVIGAVVAPGAYPITEPQVPATQALKLAGGSRTDFADLHKSEIITSEERTVVNLAAEEVDAMLGPGDTLYVPLAEAKISVTGAVEKPGQYVITEPVLLGQAIAMAGGFNEERANPKKCLLTRADGTETELDFDQVHSEVYLNPKDQLRVRERTRLDWRVITFATSFVNLLVTVLIRYN; this is encoded by the coding sequence ATGAACATATTTTCTCCACGCCGACAATTCTTTAAAGGCATACGCTGTAATCCAAAACTTCCCATTAAAATATCTCTAATATCTCTACTCACTTTGGTATACCTCAGTTTTTCTGTCCTCACTTTCGCCGCAGACACTGCTGCCGAAAATCCGCCGGTTGGTGCGGAAGTTCCCTTGAAAGTCGCAAAGGCACCGGAATTGTCTACATATAAGTTGGAAGTGGGCGATAGTTTTGTTGTCACTGTTGATGGATATCCTGAATATAGCAAAGATCGCATTCCAGTGCCGGTTCAACAAGATGGCTATGTCTCTTATCCGCTTATCGGACTCATCAAGGTCACCGGTCTCACGGTTTCTGAACTGCAGTCAAAGATGCAGTCCGCTTTTTCAAAACACCTCCCGACAGCCCGTGTGTTTGTAACGCTCATGCAACCGAAACGAACGATTCTTGTATTCGGTGCGATTGAACCGCGAGCGCGTGGCAATTTACACGTTTTTGAAATTGGACAGGTTTATCTTCTTCAAGCACTTGCCTCCGCCTCCATCAACTATGAACGTGCGGATCTCACGGATATTTCTATCTGGCGCGATGGACAATTGTTCAAAAGAATTGATTATATTGATCTCATCAACACGGGGGGCCCCGATGTTCTCTTGAAAAATTATGATACTATATTCGTTCCTTCTGTTTTTCAACAGCGACCCGTGCGTGTTATAGGCGCGGTTGTTGCCCCCGGTGCTTATCCGATAACCGAACCGCAAGTGCCAGCGACACAAGCGTTGAAACTTGCCGGTGGGTCGAGAACAGATTTCGCGGATTTGCACAAATCGGAAATTATCACGAGCGAAGAACGGACTGTAGTCAATCTCGCTGCGGAAGAGGTTGATGCTATGTTAGGACCAGGCGATACATTGTATGTGCCGTTGGCGGAAGCAAAAATAAGCGTTACAGGTGCAGTCGAAAAGCCGGGACAATACGTGATTACCGAACCTGTTCTTTTGGGACAAGCCATTGCGATGGCAGGCGGTTTCAACGAGGAAAGGGCAAATCCGAAAAAATGTCTCCTGACGCGTGCTGATGGAACAGAGACAGAATTGGATTTCGATCAGGTCCACTCAGAAGTTTATTTGAACCCGAAAGATCAACTCCGTGTCCGTGAACGGACGCGTTTAGATTGGCGGGTGATTACCTTCGCAACATCGTTTGTGAACCTACTTGTCACCGTCCTCATCAGATACAACTAA
- a CDS encoding alkaline phosphatase family protein: MQTKRTQRAPAKRAIIVGMDGASMELVKNMIDWGHAPNMAKLLQTGVYRPMIGVFPTLTPPGWTALSTGSWPGTHQVMDFNIRAVGKQLDETVWGINTGLCQSEYLWNLVERAGGKPILVKWEMSWPPTVKTGIQVEGTGPGVSNHHQIAGYHLFVAGKWAPRPIGGQRDPETLDPSALQKVRHIDPVTIDPVDNEEWSALPDSAEPVQAVELTIRPLARGREDVMPSVYSQGEASDETRVPKPFYGLIYASGNDGYDRIRICRSRSGDDAVADLGVGEWSDWWLDSFEIDGNKAEGYVRMKLVTLTSTADAFELFVPQIWPRVGYTVPDTVATTIDTEIGSFLQNPARDALGQMDDDTYFEVLDYHHQRLADVATHLAANNDWDVLMVESHAPDYASHFFLSQADEISGAPPETIHRCREGLRRTYESVDRMIGRVVECADDDTVVLVCADHGGTPNQFRAVDIESVLEETGFIVKDTNGEIDWTKTRAVNVGLVHIFINLAGREPGGIVAPEAYEATQRELIAALHTYKDEKTGRHPFTLAVTRADAEMFNLQGELVGDVVYALRPEFDGAHGKQLPSVSFGIGGQHSTFILSGAGVRQGIALERQVRVVDVAPTLCYLLGIPMPDKVEGGVVYEALEDPNWHLTALTDLE; encoded by the coding sequence ATGCAAACTAAGCGCACACAACGTGCCCCCGCAAAACGGGCAATCATCGTCGGCATGGATGGGGCAAGTATGGAACTGGTTAAGAATATGATTGACTGGGGACATGCCCCGAACATGGCGAAGCTGCTCCAGACAGGAGTTTACCGTCCCATGATCGGCGTATTCCCGACATTGACACCCCCCGGATGGACAGCACTCTCGACAGGTTCATGGCCCGGTACACATCAGGTGATGGACTTTAATATTCGGGCCGTCGGGAAACAACTTGACGAAACAGTGTGGGGTATCAACACTGGGTTGTGCCAATCCGAATACTTATGGAATCTCGTAGAACGTGCGGGCGGAAAACCGATTTTAGTGAAATGGGAAATGTCTTGGCCCCCTACTGTTAAAACTGGTATCCAAGTGGAAGGAACAGGCCCTGGCGTCTCCAACCATCATCAGATTGCAGGGTATCATCTCTTTGTGGCAGGAAAATGGGCACCGCGTCCTATTGGCGGACAGCGCGACCCAGAGACACTCGATCCGAGTGCATTACAGAAAGTTCGACATATTGATCCTGTTACTATTGACCCCGTTGATAATGAAGAATGGAGTGCCTTGCCGGATTCTGCTGAACCGGTGCAAGCAGTCGAACTCACTATCCGACCTTTGGCGCGCGGTAGAGAAGATGTGATGCCATCGGTCTATTCCCAAGGCGAAGCATCTGACGAAACACGGGTTCCAAAACCGTTTTATGGGCTGATTTACGCTTCTGGTAATGACGGTTATGATCGGATACGAATCTGCCGAAGTCGTTCTGGGGACGATGCTGTTGCCGATCTCGGTGTCGGCGAATGGAGCGACTGGTGGTTAGATAGTTTTGAAATTGACGGTAACAAGGCAGAGGGTTACGTCCGAATGAAACTTGTGACGCTCACATCGACAGCTGATGCTTTTGAACTCTTTGTGCCACAAATCTGGCCGAGAGTCGGATATACCGTCCCCGATACAGTCGCCACCACGATTGATACGGAAATCGGTTCGTTCCTGCAAAACCCGGCTCGCGACGCACTCGGCCAAATGGACGACGACACCTATTTTGAAGTCTTGGATTACCACCACCAACGTCTTGCGGATGTCGCGACGCATCTCGCAGCAAACAACGATTGGGATGTCCTGATGGTGGAGAGCCACGCGCCGGACTACGCCAGCCATTTCTTCCTCAGTCAAGCGGATGAAATTAGCGGCGCACCACCGGAAACAATCCATCGGTGCCGTGAGGGGTTACGACGCACTTATGAATCTGTTGATCGGATGATTGGACGTGTCGTAGAATGTGCCGATGACGATACAGTTGTCCTCGTCTGTGCCGACCACGGCGGGACCCCGAACCAATTCCGTGCCGTGGATATTGAATCGGTCTTGGAAGAGACAGGGTTTATTGTCAAAGATACAAACGGTGAGATAGATTGGACAAAAACACGGGCTGTCAACGTCGGTTTGGTGCATATCTTCATCAACTTAGCCGGACGTGAACCCGGTGGCATCGTCGCTCCCGAGGCCTATGAAGCAACACAACGCGAACTTATCGCAGCATTGCATACTTACAAAGATGAGAAAACCGGACGGCATCCGTTCACTTTAGCCGTCACGCGTGCAGATGCTGAGATGTTTAACCTACAGGGAGAATTAGTCGGTGATGTGGTCTATGCGCTGCGTCCTGAATTTGATGGCGCGCACGGTAAGCAGTTGCCTTCAGTGAGTTTCGGTATCGGCGGACAGCACTCTACATTTATTTTATCGGGGGCTGGGGTTCGGCAAGGCATTGCATTGGAGCGGCAGGTTCGCGTCGTAGATGTCGCACCGACGCTCTGCTATCTGCTTGGAATTCCGATGCCTGATAAGGTAGAGGGTGGTGTCGTTTACGAGGCGTTAGAAGATCCGAATTGGCATCTGACAGCACTCACAGATTTAGAGTAG
- a CDS encoding PHP domain-containing protein, whose product MTNREISDVFRAIGSLLQIRGDDAFRARIYARAADIIADFPSELETSESSEPDASDYNKKAVEQLRATPGIGKAIQDKTVEMLETGRCKYYDDLTAEMGTGILEVLELRGVGVKTVGRFYQELGVRNLEDLRVLLESGKMRGMKGIGKKTLQMISESLEFRTQLQKARPLRDVLPIAQRISENLAQLTSDGWTKRKPEFTGHLRRSEEICRGIELIVECQDETAFRFENGVVPAPLQAFLEPFSQTQIIFKTDDQTQHVYDSNRASLTEKSQNEPTDDVRDTLPVIQFYIDQDFPVSIYLCTAATYELTLFLTTSADAHFDALPDCPAPQTAKHGITESEIYEELGLSYIPPELRQDSTSVAAAKDNTLPDLVEFADLRGDLHAHTDSSDGRNTLQEIVAAAKAEGLEYFAITDHSVSSTVANGLDQKRLLEQVKQVRELDAEVEGITVLAGSEVDIRRSGTLDFPDEILAQLDIVVASVHSHFNLTEAEMTKRIVRAIEHPFVNIIGHPTGRMLGYRPGYPLNLEEVIAAAAENNTVLEINGSPSRLDLDPRFVRMAKDAGVLLAVNTDAHAIRQLTHRRSGLNVARRGWLTKAEVINTYTLEALREKCGIGERLE is encoded by the coding sequence ATGACAAATCGTGAGATTAGTGATGTGTTCCGCGCTATCGGATCCCTCCTCCAAATCCGAGGGGACGATGCATTTCGCGCGAGAATTTATGCGCGCGCAGCTGATATAATTGCAGACTTTCCCTCTGAACTGGAAACCTCCGAATCCTCCGAGCCAGATGCATCCGATTACAATAAGAAAGCAGTTGAACAACTCCGAGCAACACCCGGCATCGGGAAAGCTATCCAAGACAAAACGGTTGAGATGCTGGAAACCGGACGTTGCAAATACTATGACGACCTCACAGCGGAAATGGGGACGGGGATACTTGAAGTGCTTGAACTCCGAGGTGTCGGTGTCAAGACTGTCGGTAGATTCTATCAGGAACTCGGTGTACGGAACCTTGAGGACCTCCGAGTGTTGCTGGAGAGCGGAAAGATGAGAGGTATGAAGGGGATCGGGAAGAAGACCCTTCAGATGATATCCGAGAGTTTGGAGTTTCGCACGCAGCTACAAAAAGCACGTCCATTGCGGGATGTTTTGCCAATCGCACAGCGGATCTCCGAGAACTTAGCACAATTAACAAGCGATGGATGGACAAAACGGAAACCCGAATTCACAGGACATCTACGGCGGTCCGAAGAGATCTGTCGAGGTATAGAATTAATTGTTGAGTGTCAAGACGAAACGGCATTTCGATTTGAAAATGGTGTTGTCCCCGCGCCGCTGCAAGCCTTTCTTGAACCCTTCTCGCAAACGCAAATCATTTTCAAAACAGATGATCAAACCCAGCACGTGTATGACAGCAACAGGGCATCTCTCACGGAAAAAAGTCAAAACGAACCGACAGATGATGTCCGCGATACACTCCCCGTAATTCAATTCTACATTGACCAAGATTTTCCAGTCTCTATCTATCTCTGCACCGCTGCCACGTACGAACTAACCCTATTTTTAACGACATCAGCAGATGCCCACTTTGACGCACTCCCTGATTGTCCTGCCCCACAAACGGCTAAACACGGTATCACAGAATCAGAAATTTACGAAGAACTCGGACTCTCCTATATTCCACCTGAGCTTCGACAAGATAGCACCTCAGTCGCAGCGGCTAAAGACAATACCTTACCGGATCTCGTTGAATTTGCCGACTTGCGAGGCGACTTACATGCACATACTGACTCAAGTGACGGACGGAATACACTTCAGGAGATAGTGGCGGCAGCGAAAGCGGAAGGTCTTGAATACTTTGCGATTACCGACCATTCGGTCTCTTCCACTGTCGCAAACGGTTTGGATCAGAAACGACTCCTTGAACAAGTGAAGCAAGTCCGTGAATTAGATGCGGAGGTCGAGGGTATCACAGTCCTTGCGGGTTCTGAAGTAGATATTCGGCGGTCCGGCACTCTGGATTTTCCGGATGAGATTTTAGCGCAACTTGATATTGTTGTCGCAAGCGTCCATAGTCATTTCAACCTCACCGAAGCAGAAATGACAAAACGCATCGTCCGCGCAATTGAGCACCCGTTTGTCAATATCATCGGACATCCCACAGGCCGGATGCTCGGGTACAGACCTGGCTATCCGCTGAATCTTGAGGAAGTCATTGCAGCCGCTGCAGAAAATAACACGGTTTTGGAGATTAACGGATCACCGAGTCGATTGGATTTGGACCCTCGGTTTGTACGGATGGCAAAAGACGCGGGCGTTTTGTTAGCAGTCAATACCGATGCACATGCTATTCGACAACTAACACACCGACGATCCGGCTTGAATGTCGCCCGTCGCGGATGGCTCACAAAAGCCGAAGTCATCAATACCTATACGCTTGAAGCGTTACGCGAGAAATGTGGCATCGGCGAGCGTTTAGAGTGA
- a CDS encoding NYN domain-containing protein: protein MSYRNLKLQIHRDQLTWFLDLLLDEREIFQLSASTGIVPDVDKLYALSRRELLVNLTDAFLGVVGSPEPTVENSDAHTPKPGINNGDVSIEALASQFLSEKAQAAISRIGYMEVSEIETFFKTSDVLIEAGDFGEVVWALLTDQRTAVVEHGYKLLNTTYESINVAYTNGYEPPISNEQLEEIRVEAADNLEAEDQQSGRPVQEIEQLEQQLAGAKADYLSLEKKHSRLDQQRAFLLEENKGLKTKTETQHENEKRLKELEQENSVLRERVTRYTEDTAALQQLANEREVLLAEKERLADQLREYEQIKSAKETFTTDLKLVEEAIYRGHQGLEDFQTSLDSHFDTLESCHQAARGALNQIRQTLTYLDTQQINDGDAHYGITPEQPRVGVFVDVQNMFYAAKDRFGRRVDYIKLLDLIVGPRYLMVAYAYVVQIPEINQSSFLSLLEHNGYTIKSKDLRLRGDGSAKGDWDVGIAVDVVSMLGSLDVVILASGDGDFCPLAELIKQQNKRVEVVAFEHNTSMDLQQIADQFFPIGDELLIS from the coding sequence ATGTCATACCGAAATTTAAAATTGCAGATACATCGGGACCAGCTCACTTGGTTTCTGGACTTGCTTTTAGACGAAAGAGAGATTTTCCAGCTGAGTGCCTCTACTGGCATCGTTCCTGATGTGGATAAGCTCTATGCCTTATCAAGGCGAGAATTATTGGTAAATCTAACCGATGCGTTTTTGGGTGTAGTTGGCAGCCCGGAACCTACTGTTGAAAATAGTGACGCTCACACCCCGAAACCTGGAATAAACAACGGGGATGTCTCAATCGAAGCATTAGCCAGCCAGTTCCTCAGCGAGAAGGCGCAAGCCGCAATTTCACGAATTGGCTATATGGAAGTATCCGAAATCGAAACGTTTTTCAAAACGTCTGATGTTCTCATTGAAGCAGGCGACTTCGGCGAAGTCGTCTGGGCACTCCTCACTGATCAGCGTACTGCAGTCGTCGAACACGGTTATAAACTTCTTAATACAACCTACGAATCTATAAACGTAGCATACACAAACGGGTACGAACCGCCCATAAGTAACGAGCAGCTGGAAGAAATTAGGGTTGAGGCTGCCGACAATTTAGAAGCCGAAGATCAACAATCGGGACGTCCGGTCCAAGAAATTGAGCAACTTGAACAACAATTAGCAGGCGCAAAAGCGGACTACCTCTCGCTTGAAAAGAAACACAGCCGGTTGGACCAACAGCGTGCTTTTCTCTTAGAGGAAAATAAAGGGCTGAAAACCAAAACGGAAACCCAACACGAAAATGAGAAACGCTTGAAAGAACTTGAACAAGAAAATAGTGTCCTCCGTGAACGGGTCACGCGATATACGGAAGACACTGCGGCGTTACAACAACTCGCTAATGAACGCGAAGTCCTTCTCGCAGAAAAAGAACGGTTGGCAGACCAGTTGAGAGAATATGAACAGATTAAGTCAGCCAAAGAAACCTTCACCACTGACCTCAAATTAGTTGAGGAGGCGATTTACAGAGGGCACCAAGGGCTTGAAGATTTTCAGACGAGTTTAGACAGCCATTTCGATACCTTGGAAAGTTGCCATCAAGCCGCGCGTGGTGCCCTAAACCAGATTCGCCAAACGCTAACTTATCTGGACACCCAACAGATCAACGATGGAGACGCTCACTACGGTATAACACCAGAACAACCGCGCGTCGGCGTTTTTGTGGACGTCCAAAATATGTTTTACGCTGCCAAAGACCGATTTGGAAGGAGAGTCGATTACATCAAACTTCTCGATCTGATCGTCGGACCGCGGTACTTGATGGTAGCGTACGCTTATGTCGTCCAGATCCCAGAAATCAATCAATCCAGTTTCCTGTCACTCCTTGAACACAACGGCTACACGATTAAGAGTAAGGATTTACGCTTGCGCGGAGACGGGTCTGCAAAGGGGGACTGGGATGTCGGAATTGCTGTGGATGTCGTCTCAATGCTCGGTTCATTGGATGTCGTCATTTTGGCAAGTGGAGACGGTGATTTCTGTCCGCTCGCCGAACTCATCAAACAACAAAATAAACGGGTGGAGGTCGTCGCTTTTGAACACAATACCTCCATGGATTTACAACAAATCGCAGACCAGTTCTTCCCCATAGGGGACGAACTACTTATTTCCTAA
- a CDS encoding nucleotide sugar dehydrogenase, with protein MILEKIETRTAHAGVIGLGYVGLPLMVAIASAGFRVTGIDICTEKIERLKQGISDVPDVANTALAPLITSRQIQVTTDFSALQELDTVNICVPTPLRENRTPDMQFILAAVEQVAQYLHSEQLIVLESTTYPGTTEEFVLPMLTTHFNKNASTQTPEVGRDFYLAFSPERIEPGNSTYYMTNTPKIIGGVTQCCTQVAQTFYSQFINKTHTVSSSRTAEMVKLLENTFRSVNIGLINEVALICDRMDLDVWEIVDAAATKPFGFMPFYPGPGLGGHCIPVDPHYLSWKAQKYQYHARFIELASEINSEMPKYVVEKISHALNLQRKPLNGSKLLILGVAYKKDIGDTRESPALEVIRLILDKKAEFVYHDPYVENLSLNSRETYHSEPLTANLVQSADCVVILTDHGAIDYNWLVEHAQLIVDTRNATHGVQKGQEKIIKI; from the coding sequence ATGATACTTGAAAAAATAGAAACCCGGACTGCTCACGCGGGTGTCATCGGGCTTGGCTATGTTGGGCTACCCCTTATGGTTGCGATTGCGAGTGCGGGCTTCCGAGTTACAGGTATTGATATTTGTACGGAAAAAATTGAACGGTTGAAGCAGGGTATATCAGATGTACCCGATGTCGCCAATACAGCCCTCGCGCCCTTGATTACGTCTCGACAGATTCAGGTAACGACAGACTTCAGTGCGCTTCAGGAATTGGACACAGTCAACATCTGCGTACCGACGCCTCTACGTGAAAACCGGACACCTGATATGCAGTTTATTCTTGCTGCAGTGGAACAGGTCGCTCAGTATCTCCATTCTGAACAGTTGATTGTCCTTGAGAGTACCACCTACCCCGGCACAACCGAAGAATTTGTGCTACCAATGCTCACCACCCATTTCAACAAGAACGCATCCACTCAAACCCCAGAAGTAGGGCGCGATTTCTATCTCGCTTTCTCCCCAGAACGCATTGAGCCTGGAAACAGTACCTACTACATGACAAATACCCCTAAGATTATCGGAGGGGTTACACAGTGCTGTACGCAAGTTGCCCAAACTTTTTATTCCCAATTTATCAATAAAACACATACGGTCTCTTCATCTCGGACAGCTGAGATGGTGAAGTTGCTGGAAAACACGTTTCGGAGCGTCAATATCGGGTTAATCAACGAGGTCGCCCTGATTTGCGACCGGATGGATTTGGATGTATGGGAGATCGTTGATGCCGCTGCTACGAAACCGTTCGGATTTATGCCTTTCTATCCAGGTCCCGGACTCGGGGGGCACTGTATCCCCGTCGATCCGCATTACCTTTCTTGGAAGGCACAGAAGTATCAATATCATGCTCGGTTCATTGAACTTGCCAGCGAAATCAACAGCGAAATGCCGAAATACGTGGTAGAGAAAATAAGCCACGCCTTGAATCTCCAGCGTAAACCGCTTAATGGATCAAAACTATTAATTTTAGGGGTTGCCTATAAAAAGGACATCGGCGATACACGTGAATCGCCTGCGCTTGAGGTAATTCGTTTAATTCTTGACAAAAAAGCAGAATTTGTATATCATGACCCGTATGTAGAAAATCTGTCTCTCAATAGCAGAGAAACCTATCATTCAGAACCCCTGACAGCCAATTTGGTTCAAAGTGCCGATTGCGTTGTAATTCTGACAGATCACGGTGCTATAGACTACAATTGGCTCGTTGAACATGCCCAATTAATTGTTGATACGCGCAACGCGACACACGGCGTGCAGAAGGGACAGGAGAAAATTATTAAAATTTAA
- a CDS encoding sigma-54 factor interaction domain-containing protein: MLDKWDTFKTYATAPWAEEVAPSEMLLSREKLHGNYKDLIGESPRHLEVLKSIDMFAKSSKVVLISGKTGIGKELVARALHAESLYAMHPIVIVNCAGIAKNLIESELFGHEKGAFTGADNQHIGLFETASGGTLFLDEIGELPMSLQSKLLRVLQENEIRRVGGQNRFQWQYAFLQRRISTLYKRLKQIGFAEISMSD; encoded by the coding sequence ATGTTAGATAAATGGGATACCTTCAAGACTTACGCAACCGCCCCATGGGCAGAAGAGGTGGCACCGTCCGAAATGCTGTTATCAAGAGAAAAGTTGCATGGGAATTACAAGGACCTTATCGGTGAGAGTCCAAGGCATCTTGAAGTGCTGAAAAGTATTGACATGTTTGCAAAATCTTCTAAAGTCGTGCTTATTTCTGGCAAGACTGGAATAGGTAAAGAACTGGTCGCGCGTGCTTTGCACGCAGAGAGCCTTTATGCAATGCACCCCATAGTCATCGTGAACTGTGCGGGAATTGCGAAGAACCTGATAGAAAGCGAACTCTTTGGACATGAGAAGGGCGCGTTTACCGGTGCAGATAATCAACACATTGGACTGTTTGAAACCGCATCGGGGGGCACTCTGTTTCTCGACGAAATCGGGGAACTTCCGATGTCCCTACAATCGAAACTGTTGCGGGTCCTTCAGGAAAACGAGATTCGTCGCGTGGGAGGGCAAAACAGATTCCAGTGGCAGTACGCGTTCTTGCAGCGACGAATATCGACCTTATACAAGCGGTTGAAGCAGATAGGTTTCGCCGAGATCTCTATGAGCGATTAA
- the gmhB gene encoding D-glycero-beta-D-manno-heptose 1,7-bisphosphate 7-phosphatase, with translation MKTVFLDRDGVINRNPPNMGYVRRWSEFSFIPNSRKAIRELTQSGYRIIVVTNQAGIGRGLFSEEDLKDIHSRMVSKIAETGGRIDAVYYCPHHPKAGCECRKPKPGMLIRAVREHNIELSSAYLIGDSTTDIQAGRCVGTKTLLVLTGLGQESYYHYINTKPCRWVDKNRHRPGKIFADLYTATRWLLKNDT, from the coding sequence ATGAAAACAGTCTTCCTGGATCGAGATGGCGTTATCAACCGAAATCCACCGAACATGGGCTATGTCCGAAGATGGTCAGAATTCTCTTTCATTCCAAACTCACGGAAAGCGATTCGAGAACTGACGCAAAGTGGTTATCGTATCATTGTCGTAACCAATCAAGCAGGGATTGGGAGAGGACTGTTCTCGGAAGAGGATTTGAAGGATATCCACTCCCGAATGGTTTCCAAAATTGCGGAAACAGGGGGTAGAATTGATGCGGTTTATTACTGTCCACACCATCCCAAGGCAGGATGCGAGTGTCGAAAGCCAAAACCCGGTATGTTAATACGCGCAGTACGTGAGCATAATATTGAACTATCAAGTGCATATCTAATTGGCGATTCAACAACAGATATTCAGGCGGGACGGTGTGTTGGAACCAAAACATTGCTCGTTTTAACGGGACTTGGACAGGAGAGTTATTACCACTACATTAATACCAAACCTTGTAGGTGGGTTGATAAAAACCGACACCGCCCCGGAAAAATTTTCGCTGACCTCTATACAGCGACGCGCTGGCTACTAAAAAATGATACTTGA